Genomic DNA from Corylus avellana chromosome ca4, CavTom2PMs-1.0:
cttatcaaaaataaataaataaattatagttttAGCAAGTGTTAAAATCTCGTCCTTTGCAGTTGGCTTAAGAactttataataatatttatatcatatatgaACTCAAGCTTGAGTGAAATCAAATTTTAGGTACTACTGATATGGCTCAGTATTGTGATAGTGACTCGTATTGATGATTAGCTAGAATTCTGTGTGGGGATTGCTTCCGCAGATTTTGCAGTCAGTAATTTCGATGAGAGCCCAACCTGTGGATGCGGGTTTGATTGTGTTAATGTGAAAGGAAGGAAGATTAAGCCCAACTCTTCTTAAGTGAGCTTAAGTAGTTTAAGCTTTAAGATAAATAACATGATTACCAATAAGCAGGTTGGATTCTGTATGCTTAAGTACTTGTCTTGATGTACATGTATGAGATAATTATCTTTCATATCTGAAATGGGGTTTATGTTTTGTACTTGATATGTTAGATTTTTTGCCTCTTAGCCGTTTGAGTTTGTATATGCCACCAAGTTTTGCTCAACTGACCATGTTGGTTGAGTTATTGTTGTAAAGCATTTTGACTTGCTGGTGGGGGGCTGGGgcattgttgttgttgttgttgttgttttttttttttttttttttttcaaagcgtGAAAATTGATAGTGTAGTTAGAAGAATCTTAATGGAAATATTTTCGGGTCATGAAGACGATTGTGGACAaccaattaacccaaaaacATGTACATCATGCACATTGATGCACGTATTAGAAGGCGAGGTTTAGGTACAGTGCGGTAGTTTGGATGGAAGGCTGAGATCTTCtcacacaataaaaaaattaattttttaaagaaatgatataaaattcattaattattaaaaaaataaaaatatttaaaaaataaaactattaaaaaaataaaataaaaaatgaaaggggtggCTTGGCCGATCTAGGGTTGGATGAACCTCCCCCATGGCCGAGGCCACCCCCACATGGCCAAAaagccaaaagagaaaaaagaaaaagaaaatatatatatattttttcgcATCTTGCCATGGGCGGCCACCCCATGTTGGCCAAGGGtggcttttcatttttttttttttaatagttttagttttttaattattgatttttttaataattaatgaattttatattttttaaaaaaaacatttattgtCTGAAAAAATCTCAGCCTTCCATTCAAACTACACAGCCCCAcattaaatgtaataaaataaaatttagaacaATCCAGTAGGATTAATTGAGCACCATGATTATTACTGCAGTAGTTTAGTTGGGCAATTAAGAGCCACTGGCCCTAGTGGCTCTTAATTGTCCGTTGTCATAATAGTATTCATATCATATACAACCCGATGGtaagtaattattattttttatatatttgaattagttttttttaaaattcatgctaattattattgaaatgttattatttgaattagtttttttttttaaaaaaaaatccttaaaatgACCGCCCATTCGACCCACGAAGCACATGGTTGAAAGAAACTACTTGGGGCATCCTCTTAGTTTTTAATGGTATCCGAGCCGACGAGAAGAAAGAAAGACGTTTTGCGTGATGAATGACGTACAAATAAGAAAGAGTCAGATAAAAGAAGCCAATTGAAGAGTCACAAGTCGTTTTTCCTTCTTCTGCCAAGCTTTGTGTCATGAGTCATGCCAATCATCCTATTGCCAAAATTATAGAAGCTAATGGAAGAACCATTTGTCTTTCTCTGCCGGACAACCACAAGAGACGAAGCCTGATCTTGTTCCACCTCTTTTTTTCTCGTCCGCAAACGCAATCTCGAaagcacttcttttttttttttttttaattcaaaaaatggtAGGTCGAGAAGACCAATTGTGACTATCCTAGTCAGGCGTGATTATAGTAGCACCTACTTGCTGAGAGCCGCATAGAAAAAGCTTAGACAGTAAGAGCTGTAGGTGCTTCCTCAAATCCGACTAAGCTATAGCCTGATCCAGCTCCACTAAGACATCAATGAGAATCCAAGACGGCTAATACTAATAAGACATATGTAAAAAATTCTCCATGAAGGGAATTGACCCATGAGGGTGTCGTTTGAGACTTTGAGTAGCCAGCaagcaaaataattttaaaacaagcatgtgtattaaataaaatcctGGGACGTGAGAAACAAAAGTCGTACTAGATTTTTCATTTGCCAATCAAAATAGAGCGTCGGTCGTGTAACAATTGGCTGCCCAACAATCTATATACCCAAAAAGGACTTGGAAGAATTTATTTGTCCAcacatgatttttgtttttgaatgatGCCGAGGATTATACTGTACACATAAAgcttctttctttgtttgtttcttgcttgcttgattttttttttttttttttaattaaaaagatgggaaggggcgaccagtgtagttttCTCCTttgggcgttaccatcgggGTTCTCACCCGCTGTAGAATGTCTAGTTTGAACCATAGCTACTGTTTGGaaaggcgagcccgtcaccacaaccccacaaaggtgTGAGCTAGTAGAACCCCTTCAAAGTAGCATATTGCTTGCTTGATTGCTCACGGGCAACTGCAATTCTTTTCAATAGATGAGCGTCACAATTTGTTGAAATTGGTAACTCATATTAATATCAATGAAAGGCCAAGCAGATGAAAGCGAAGTGAACGTCGCGATAGCGATGTTCACAGAGCGGggtattttgtaaatttttttaatacattcgtataagtagggtttagggtttttcatttatatatatatatatatatatatatatatatatatgatataaccCTAAATTATTAAGAGTATTAAAAATACAGCCCCCCActgtggacgtaggcaaatTGCTAAACCATgttaaatctgtgtttcgactctttttcttaatctctctcttttcgattctatattattcattaattattgTGCATATTAACAACACAATTAATCTGAGATATTATTTTGTCATGGCCTAATTAACATGAATAATTATATGAGATATTAATCTTACTAGGACTAAAGAAGATACAACAATTATTGTAATTAGTTTACAACTTGGGTTAATAATGGTGacagttatttttttattttttgggtaatgGTGACAGGTTGAATGCAGTGTAGTTATGACAATTCCTTTAAGAGAATATATGCAATGAATTTGAGACATGAGGACTAGCTACCGACTACCGTAAAAACATTATtagttgataaaaaaattattgatttaattatttaattaatatttcaacaaCTCTACTATATTATTATCCAAACGTCAAAATACAGATGACTATCTCCAAcactttctttaaaattgtatatTCTTAAAttacgtatatatatattttttttttgcaacatcaaatgaattaatttaaactatttttaggtatcaaaacgcttgaaaaatgttacttattaaaaaaatggcgTGTTATCAAGATAATCAAATAGAATTTTCATTCCATAATGTTTCATCTTCACTGTTGCAGAGATgcttattattcaaaaaatcaaaagacaatttttggtaCAAAGCATTTTTACAATCTAGAGAGCAATAacctgatgaaaatatactcaattgtCAGTCGTAACATATCACATTTTCAATATGTgatatttttcaagtgtttcaatacctaaaaatagctaaaatcACGTAATTTGATAatctactatttattttaaattgttgaaGACCCTAATCCCAAAATACTTGAGCATTTCATATTTAATCAACTTTAACTTATATGATTGAAGCATTGCACATTAATTAATCTTGGCAATTTgttggtttttaattttatccctcatttttttttttttgtttggagtgATTTATTAATGCCAAAATGATAATAAacaaaacagaataaaaaactCGTTAACAAAATAGATCCCAAAATGCGGTGAAACAGAGATGACCACGAGCCACGAGGGCATGTTTTGTCAaaagctttgtttttttctggtcGGAAATGGCAGGTATTTCTCCAAATCGTCACCGCAAACGTCATAGCGCCTACCCCCCCATCCTTTATATGCGATCCTTCTGCCTCTTCAGTATGCAATTTGCACAGATCAACCAATACACCATTTGCACAGAGCAACCCAGAGCCATTTGCACAGAGCAGTTGCAGCCAATACACCATCATGGCCCGGCCCCACTTCCTCCTCGTAACATTTCCAGCACAGGGCCATATCAATCCCGGCCTCCAATTCGCCAAGCGCCTCATTCGCTTGGGGGCGCATGTCACCTTCGTCACCACCGTCGCCGCCCGCCGCCGCATGGCCAAAATCCCTGATGCCGACTGCTTGTCCTTCTCCACCTTCTCCGACGGCTACGACGACGGCTTTAAAGATGGTGACGACGCCGACAACTACATGTCCGAGCTCAAGCGCCGTGGCTCCCAAGCTCTCACTGATCTTGTCGTGTCCAGCGCAAACGAGGGTCGCCCATTTACAGGCTTGGTCTACACCATCCTCCTCCCTTGGGCTGCGGACGTGGCGAGTGAACTTCACCTCCCATCAGCGCTTCTTTGGATTCAACCCGCCATGGTTTTGGACATATACTACTACTTCTTCAATGGTTATGGTGATGTCATCAAGAACAGCAGCAATGACCCCTCATGTCCGATTCAATTACCGGGACTGCCATTGCTCACTAGCCGTGACCTGCCGTCCTTCTTGCTTGCTTCAAATACGTATACTTTTATGCTCCCAACACTTCAAGAGCAACTTGAAGCGcttgaaaaagaaagcaagccGAGAATTCTAGTGAACACCTTTGATGCGCTGGAGCCGGAGTCGTTAAGAGCGATCGAAAAGTTCAATTTGATTGGAGTTGGGCCGCTAACGCCGTCTGCTTTTTTGGATGGAAAAGATCCATCCGACAAATCTTTTGGAGGAGATTTTTTCCAAAGCTCCAAGGACTACATCGAATGGCTCAACTCCAAACCCGAATCATCCATTATTTACGTGTCGTTTGGGAGCTTATTGGTGTTATCCAAGCAACAAATGGAAGAAATTGCACGCGGATTGTTGGATTCTGGCCGCCCTTTCTTATGGGTTATAAGAGATAAGAAAaacggagaagaagagaaggaagaagataaATTGAGTTGTATGGAggaattgaaagaaaagggaaagatcGTGCCGTGGTGCTCTCAATTGGAGGTTTTGTCACACCCCTCGTTGGGATGCTTTGTGACACATTGCGGGTGGAATTCGACTTTGGAGAGTTTGGTTTCTGGGGTGCCTGTCGTGGCATTCCCCCAGTGGACCGATCAAGGGACAAACGCGAAGCTGATAGAGGATGTGTGGAAGACGGGAGTACGGGTCACTGCAAATGAGGATGGGATTGTTGAGAGTGTTGAGATCAAGAGGTGCTTGGAATTGGTTATTGAGGGTGGAGAGTTGAGAAGGAATGCTAAGAAGTGGAGGGATTTGGCTAGGGAGGCTTCCAAGGAAGGTGGCTCTTCGTATGAGAATCTTAAATCTTTTGTGGATGAGATTGGAGAAGCACGTTGTTAGAAAAGTGTATGTTAATTTGCTGATCAAAAACATTTGCCTTTAGCTTCTTGTTGTTAGGGATGAATTTGTGGAGTTATATATTTGTATCTTACAATAATGCATGTAAGCACTCTCTGTCTGagtaataaaaaatgttacaaattaaAGATGTTCttcaatattattaaaaagaaaaaagaaaagaaaagaaaaacatccTGGATGATATTGATAGGTATGTGTGGCGTGTGAGTTGAAGGCTTATCACGTGCATGGGTCCCCAGCActgtttggtttggtttagaATTGTCATCTTCGATTTCCTTGTCCACGTTCAATCGAGAAAGAACTTGGAAAAACCCATACAACTGCAAGGACTAAGGAGTCAATTCAGTGCAACTTGGAGTGTTGAGTTGAGCAAGTTGTGGCTTAAATGCTTCTTTCTCTGGGTAAGCGTTGCAAATTGCAATTGGAATTTGCATAATGCTTCTTTTATAGCCACCTTGTTTGACTGTTTTTCCAAGTGCATGTTTCCGTGAGAAAAATCGCATGCCACGTACATagtcatttttcattttgggccGCCATACACAAAGAGTTATATGGGCCCCGTTTGGTAATGGACATTATAggtggttttttttgtttggaagttATTTATGGAAtataatatagataaaaattttgaatttttttatatgaaaaatgaaaaaaataataataataattttttatttgaatagtaatacaAAAtggttgatgtgatataaaaaataagaatattggggtgttaaaaaaattgaaattttagcCAAACAAGGCTCATGTATACCTAGAATTTTCGCCTTCGTGTTTTTTGTGAAAAGAGTTTTCAAAATTAGCTTTTAACTGTTAAATTGCTATTAGCAgcaatttttcttatatttaggAAACCAAActattaggaaaaagaaaaaggaaagaaacgagagagaaaacattttttttttttaaaaaataaaatagtagcAAGGGAAGCAAAACGATAAATGCTATGAGTATCAAAATGATGTAGAGTTTATTCATTAGTacatgtatcattttttttttattaattgttttgatcatctTCAATGAATGAGCTCCACATCATCTTAATATCAATTTCTTGATGAAAAAATTTTAGTACCCTTATCAAGCAAAAATATTACCATAAATCTTTAGTGACACTTCTGGTTCCCTTGGTTTAGGGAATACCAAGAGAGTTTGTTACAAGAGGCATGTTAGtgctttaagaaaataaataaataaataaataaaaagaacgCGCGTCGCTTTAATTTATGGGATAAATGGACTTTTGGTCTCTATAAATAACTATTTGAGGTCAAAAAAGTGACAAAACGTTCTATGAAgtaagagggaaaaaaaaaaaaaaagtttctacaatttaaaaaatttggcaGAATTCGTTATGTGCCACATTAGTACGTGTGACACATGTGAACTACCACTCATTTTTATATCgtcccatgaactaccacttGTTAAACTCAACTACCTTCAATTACTATTTATTGacaaaaaatttccttcttttaGTTAAGATCGTtaaattttaatagaatatgCATTTTTTAGAAGTAAATACCCTCAAATGAAATATACAAAGattaaaaactatataaaaattttttttttaaaaaaaaaaaaaaaaagggaaaaatacaaaaattgcTAGCCTTAGggaacattgacattttttttaatactttagtAGAATATTacacaattgataatttagagaaaatattaaatgattgaatgatagtttgagtgaatatatataccatgtcaacaaaaaagaaaaaagaaaaaagaagctttAATCGGACGTGGGCTCTCAATCTGGACGTGGGCTCTCAATCCAGATTGATATGAGAGGGTAGCGACCCAACCCACCCCGACTCTGTTTATTTCCCGCCAAACGGATGCATCCTTCCCGCCACAGAAAAGCACCCTAAACTATTCTTGAACATTTCccgccatctctctctctctctctctctctctctctctttctgtgtCTGGGTGTGCAACACACAAGCAGCCATGGAGCCAAAACGAATATCCAAGAAACGCAAGCTTCCCCCGGCCCCATCCCATTCCATGATCGGCATCAGCACCCGCACCAGATCCCAGATCCACCAATCCTCTTCTTCCCACGACGACCCCGAACTCCGATGCCTCATCAAGGATCTCCGCACCAGACGGGTCTTTTCCCCCAAATCAATCCACGCCGATCAGAATGTAGGCAGTGTTTATATGGGTTCTCATGGTACAGTGGCGGCGGAGAATATGAAGGATATAAGCACGGTTTTGTCTTCGATTGTGGAGGAGTCCCGGTTTGATAAAAATCCATATAATGATGAGAGTGAAGGGGTTGATGTGAACGGGAAAAAGGGTAGTTCGGAGAAgagtgatggtgatggtgagtATGTCGGGCTTGTGAAGGCGGTCAGTGAAGTGAATGAGAAAAGTGTCCAAACAACGCCCCCCGATGGCAAGGTGTTTGATGATGGAGCGGTTAATGAAAATGGAGGACGGATCTTTTCCCCCAAATCAATCCACGCCAATCAGAATGTAGATAGGTTTTATATGGGTTCTCATGGTACAGTGGCGGAGGAGGATATGAAGGATATAAGCACGGTTTTGTCTTCAATTGTGGAGGAGTCCCGGTTGgataaaaatgcatataatgATGAGAATGAAAAGGTTGATGTGAACGGGCAAAAGGGTAGTTCGGAGAAGAGTGGAGGTGATGGTGAATATGTCGGGCTTGTGAAGGCGGTTGGAGATTTGAATGAGGAAAATGTCCGGACAGTGCCGCCCGATGCCAAGGTGTTTGATGATGGAGAGGTTAATGAAAATGAAGGGAAGCCTTCTAATGGAAGTTTTCAGAGAGTTGACAAATGTGTTGGAGAGGCTTTCTGTGCCAACAATGACAAGAAGAATCACTCAATTTCCGACGCCAAATCGGTAAGGAAGACGCTTTCTAAGCAGAATGAAtgtctttgtgtgtgtgtttatttctttttcttttggttaattgTGCAGAATGTTGATAACAATTAGAACTTTACACATGGAAATTTCTGTAGTAGATTCTATAACTTTTATGCTTAATGCTGATGTGAAATAGTCTGGGATTTTGGATTAGGTGCTCAGACCATGTTTTAGTAGGAAACTATTCAAAACTCCGGGTTCAGTTAGCTATAAAAGATTGCTTCCTTATCTGATGGATATCGCAAAAGATAATTCTTGTGagttgtaatttttcttttcttgaacCTTGAATTACAAAAGCTGATTTTTCAGTTTGGAGAAGTATGTCAAAGTAGCTGACAATTCTTCTAATGAATTTCAAATAGGTACTCCTAAAAGTAGTCAGTGCCCGAAACTGGACAAGGGTTCGGGACAATTGCTTCCCCAACCGAAATTCGCTTCTAAAGATCAAGAAGTTTCCATGGATAAATCAAACACTGGTGACTCTGGTAACTCACCCACATCAGTACTAAATTCTGCCAATGAGTCGTCAAATGGTAACGTGGCGGATTTATCAACGTGTGAACACTTTCCTGAATCATCAATGACATTTGATTTCAAAAAATCGGTTGATGAACACCATGATAAAAAATTTGACTTGGGGTTTTCTAGTGAAGATCATAAGAATGACTCAAACCCTGATCTGTCTTTGGTTTTGGAGGATGATGCAAAGGGTCAGAGTGACAATGGAGAAATTGAGAAAACTGATTGTGGGTTCTCTAGCGAGGCTCAAGATGTTGATGAAGTAAAACCTCAGCTGTCTTTGATTGTAGATGAGTGTCATTCAGGCAGAGATTATGGAGCTGGTCAGCAGCACTCTGATTATTCAAAGAAGTCTGAGACTGGAGGAATGAAGAAACTTAATGATGGGTATCCTTGTCAAGCTCAGAATCTGAATCCTGATTTGTCTGAAGCAGAGAACAGCAAATCATTCAGTTTGGAGAAGAGAGGTGGTGATGATGGTAAGgttcaaaatcaaatttatgGTTCAAATGAAGAATTTGTCCAGACAACACCACCAGATGCTGTGATCTTTGCTAAACCGTACATAGAAGAAAATGGAGGTGGTAGAGTGGAATTTGTTGAAAAGAGTACAGATCACGTCCTTGCGAAGCCCCTAAATGGAAGTGATACAAGAAGTGTTGGCTGTGCTAGTGATAAGAGAATCTACTCCAATTCTAAAAATAAACTGGTAAGAAATTATTCTTGAAATCTTGAGAGACTGGCAAGTATATGTGATTTTTAAGTTCTCATTTAAGATGTGCTTGTTATTTTGAAACAGGTTATAAATCCATGTTCAGGAGTGGGAGTGAAGTTATACAAAACTCCTGGCTCATTCAGCTATAGGAGATTGCTTCCATTTCTTATGGATATCACAAAAGATAAATCTTGTAAGTACTGTTGCCTTTTCTATGgcaccatatatatattgcttgaGGAGAAGCTTTTGTACACTAATGTAGAAAAAGCTAATCATTCTTGCAAGCCTTAATTTTTCTAGGTGCTTCAGAGAATGGACATTGCTTAAAACTTGAGAAGGATCGGGAACAAATACTGCTTCCACCACGGGTCACTTCTGACTGTCAAGAAAAGCTATTTGATAATTCAGATGGCTACCGACTTCATGCAGAGTGTCATACTAGCAATTCTGGTACTCTGCCAACGGATGAATTGCCTGTGGCCCATGATTTATCTAATGATGATGAACCAAAGCTAAAATGTCCTCGGGGCATTTCTGAATCCACAATACCGCTTGATTCACAAAAGGAACTTCGGTTGCCAGTTCAGTATTGTCAATTGGAAACTTCCCCTAAGAAAGTGAGTTCTGTACATGAAATTGATCTACCAGTTACTTCACTGTGTCCTCCTGTCACCTGTGAAGTTTTGTCCAGGGAAGAAGGTACAATATCGATCTCGCGAGTCTCTGTCAACACTGAAATGGACTTCCCTAGTTCATCTATAAAATATTCTGACTGTACAAAGCCAGTTGAAGCAGAGTGCTTGTCTCAGAATACATCTCAACTTGAAATCTCAGTTCCTTCCGGAGTTCATGTTGCTGGACTCAAAAAGGGGATTCTTAAAAGAAATCCACGAGGATGCAGAGGGCTCTGTACTTGTTTGAACTGTGCTTCTTTTCGTCTCCATGCGGAGAGAGCATTTGAGTTCTCCAAAAATCAGATGCAAGATGCCGAAGAGGTGGCCTTAGATTTAATTAAGGAACTGTCATACCTGCGGACTATGTTGGAAAAATCTACTGATGGTGTCAATGATCATTCCATTGTTCATGTCAATCAGGTGAGCACTGCAAAAACCAAAGATGCAACTCTGATTTTTCGAGCTCTTGCTCTTAAACTTTGTGTGCTGTAGTTAATATCATGTTGCTTTATCTGCATTTCTGACTGCTTGAATTCTCTGTCATTGTTACTTTTCTATCTGTATTTTATGCACCAGATTGATCGAATGGATGCTAGTTTAACATAGGCCACACTCATTTGACTAGGAAAACGTCTGAATGCTAACTTGGAAAGTCTATATAGGGGCAACTTTTATGTGTAATAACTCTAGCGATTTTGAAAGTTGTCAGTTGTCATCAAGACATGATTggagtgttatatatatatatatatatatatatatatatatatatatatgatttttccGCTTGTTTATATTGCATCAATCTTTAAGTAGACTTGTGTTGCAGCATGAAATTCTTCTCAGGATGTAAGAGTGGACCAAGCTATGTTCATGACATCTTGAAAATTCAAGTGAGCTCAGAGAAGTATGAAATGTTAGTGTAACATGTGGATACAAATTTCCTGGTGTAGGAGTAGCAGTAGGTTCCTGCTACACATTGTTGCTGCTCTTTCTCCTTTGGGCCACAAGTCCTAGAGCACCAAACCTTGTGTGGTTTGAGTTCATACAAAACTTCAATGataaaatctgattttttttttttttgtattgagcTCATAATGTTTCCCATTTACAATCTATTGTTTTGGTTTGATTACATTGTCAATGGTCTTATCAGTAAATAAGCAGCCATCCATTATGTCCGTGGACTTGAAAATTCTCACTGGAATTCTAAGATTGTTCTCTATTTGATGCAGGTGAAAGAAGCATGCAGGAAAGCATCTGAAGCAGAAGAACTAGCAAAACACCGCCTAGACCAGATGAACGATGAGCTCAACATCCACTGCAGAATCACAGTAAGTGTCAATTATACTCTATATTTCACAAAGttctccatttttttcttcttgtttttcccCAGTAGGCTTTTGAACAATATATCTTACCTGAAGCAACCAATAAACTCATTTCAACTTCTTTGTAACAGTGCTTGCAGCCGCCAAAAGTTAGATTTGCCAATTATGTCGAAGAAAAGGTCTTGCCAAACAAATAGTATTCACCATGTGTAAGATAGTTTTGCTATACTTGTCGCATGAGAGCTTATTAGGCTGCTCTGCCGGCACTTCTCTGCATACAGGCCAAATCTGGCTCCAGTGACTCACACACATTGCTTGATTCTAGCTGGAATTTTCGAATATCAAGAAGCAGGGAAGTCTATTGTTCTTGTTGTATCTTGGGAAGAGGAAACAAGTGTTGTGTCTACAAAAGAAAACTAGTTTGATATTTCGAGAATGGTATTCTAATAtatgtttagaaaaaattaaaataaatattatgtgGCACTGGTGTGCCATCACTATTCTTTGAGTTTGAGATATGTAGAAGCTCAATTTGCTtttgttaaattaatgattaagtaattaattttacgtcttcttatcagcttaaacttttgaaaaaaaatattgatttaacATGACATAAGAGTTAAAGGTCTTGAGTTCGAACAATAGCTTTCAGCAAAAGTTCATCTGAATGTCTTATGACATTTACATTAGAATACTGGAATTGctttaatttaaaagatgaatttgaattttgaaagacTTCACAGAATCACAGTTCcgatcattttttatttttaaattgggaATTCAACGGGATTATAGGGttgaccaaaaacaaaaaaaacactcttAAAACACAAAGCATCGGAGTCCAGATATGCCATAAGGTTAATGCTACTTGTATTGATGGTATTGGTAGAATAGATTagtattattagatttttttttttttttttttaagcgaaTGAGGAAATGGCTACAAGGGGAATCTTCTCTATtcttgatccgaatggaagaaAGAACGGAAGACCAATTGAGAATGCTTTC
This window encodes:
- the LOC132178795 gene encoding uncharacterized protein LOC132178795 gives rise to the protein MEPKRISKKRKLPPAPSHSMIGISTRTRSQIHQSSSSHDDPELRCLIKDLRTRRVFSPKSIHADQNVGSVYMGSHGTVAAENMKDISTVLSSIVEESRFDKNPYNDESEGVDVNGKKGSSEKSDGDGEYVGLVKAVSEVNEKSVQTTPPDGKVFDDGAVNENGGRIFSPKSIHANQNVDRFYMGSHGTVAEEDMKDISTVLSSIVEESRLDKNAYNDENEKVDVNGQKGSSEKSGGDGEYVGLVKAVGDLNEENVRTVPPDAKVFDDGEVNENEGKPSNGSFQRVDKCVGEAFCANNDKKNHSISDAKSVLRPCFSRKLFKTPGSVSYKRLLPYLMDIAKDNSCTPKSSQCPKLDKGSGQLLPQPKFASKDQEVSMDKSNTGDSGNSPTSVLNSANESSNGNVADLSTCEHFPESSMTFDFKKSVDEHHDKKFDLGFSSEDHKNDSNPDLSLVLEDDAKGQSDNGEIEKTDCGFSSEAQDVDEVKPQLSLIVDECHSGRDYGAGQQHSDYSKKSETGGMKKLNDGYPCQAQNLNPDLSEAENSKSFSLEKRGGDDGKVQNQIYGSNEEFVQTTPPDAVIFAKPYIEENGGGRVEFVEKSTDHVLAKPLNGSDTRSVGCASDKRIYSNSKNKLVINPCSGVGVKLYKTPGSFSYRRLLPFLMDITKDKSCASENGHCLKLEKDREQILLPPRVTSDCQEKLFDNSDGYRLHAECHTSNSGTLPTDELPVAHDLSNDDEPKLKCPRGISESTIPLDSQKELRLPVQYCQLETSPKKVSSVHEIDLPVTSLCPPVTCEVLSREEGTISISRVSVNTEMDFPSSSIKYSDCTKPVEAECLSQNTSQLEISVPSGVHVAGLKKGILKRNPRGCRGLCTCLNCASFRLHAERAFEFSKNQMQDAEEVALDLIKELSYLRTMLEKSTDGVNDHSIVHVNQVKEACRKASEAEELAKHRLDQMNDELNIHCRITCLQPPKVRFANYVEEKVLPNK
- the LOC132177689 gene encoding phloretin 4'-O-glucosyltransferase-like, which translates into the protein MARPHFLLVTFPAQGHINPGLQFAKRLIRLGAHVTFVTTVAARRRMAKIPDADCLSFSTFSDGYDDGFKDGDDADNYMSELKRRGSQALTDLVVSSANEGRPFTGLVYTILLPWAADVASELHLPSALLWIQPAMVLDIYYYFFNGYGDVIKNSSNDPSCPIQLPGLPLLTSRDLPSFLLASNTYTFMLPTLQEQLEALEKESKPRILVNTFDALEPESLRAIEKFNLIGVGPLTPSAFLDGKDPSDKSFGGDFFQSSKDYIEWLNSKPESSIIYVSFGSLLVLSKQQMEEIARGLLDSGRPFLWVIRDKKNGEEEKEEDKLSCMEELKEKGKIVPWCSQLEVLSHPSLGCFVTHCGWNSTLESLVSGVPVVAFPQWTDQGTNAKLIEDVWKTGVRVTANEDGIVESVEIKRCLELVIEGGELRRNAKKWRDLAREASKEGGSSYENLKSFVDEIGEARC